A single window of Actinoallomurus bryophytorum DNA harbors:
- a CDS encoding molybdopterin-dependent oxidoreductase, giving the protein MAPDGRLPPGQYAPRSWPVLHYGPVPKFRPERWDLRVQGATASGSEGRWTWAGWDAMPRDRVTADFHCVTKFSISGVRWEGVLATTLARLVPPAPDATHVMVWAEYGYSANLRISDFLAKTTLLATHRDGERLAAEHGAPVRMIVPHLYAWKSVKWLRAIEYLVADRRGFWEERGYHNVADPWLEQRYSYQEDTPPA; this is encoded by the coding sequence ATGGCTCCTGACGGGCGACTCCCGCCGGGGCAGTACGCCCCGCGAAGCTGGCCGGTCCTGCACTACGGGCCGGTGCCGAAGTTCCGTCCCGAACGATGGGACCTGCGGGTGCAGGGTGCCACCGCCTCCGGGAGTGAGGGCCGGTGGACCTGGGCCGGGTGGGACGCGATGCCGCGGGACCGGGTCACGGCCGACTTCCACTGCGTCACGAAGTTCAGCATCAGCGGCGTCCGCTGGGAGGGCGTCCTCGCGACAACGCTCGCCCGGCTCGTCCCGCCGGCCCCCGACGCCACCCACGTCATGGTCTGGGCGGAGTACGGCTACAGCGCCAACCTGCGGATATCGGACTTCCTCGCCAAGACCACGCTGCTGGCCACCCACCGGGACGGCGAACGCCTCGCCGCGGAGCACGGGGCGCCGGTACGCATGATCGTGCCGCACCTGTACGCCTGGAAGAGCGTCAAGTGGCTACGCGCCATCGAGTACCTGGTCGCCGACCGGCGCGGCTTCTGGGAGGAACGCGGCTACCACAACGTCGCCGATCCCTGGCTGGAGCAGCGTTACTCCTACCAGGAGGACACCCCGCCCGCCTGA
- the aroF gene encoding 3-deoxy-7-phosphoheptulonate synthase: protein MVVVMAAEADEADVRAVVTLVETAGGEAFVSRGVNRTIVGLVGDVEQFGTLNLRGMRGVADVVRISVPYKLVSRENHPDRSVVRVGGVPIGPGTMTLIAGPCAVETPEQTLGAAQMAQAAGATLLRGGAFKPRTSPYAFQGLGEKGLRILADVRAETGMPIVTEVVDAHDVELVSSYADMLQVGTRNMQNFALLQAVGGAGKPVMLKRGFNATIEEWLMAAEYIAQRGNLDIVLCERGIRTFEKATRNTLDISAVPVAQRLSHLPVIIDPSHSGGHRELVLPLTRAAIAVGADGVIIDVHPHPEAALCDGPQALVDGDLRELAKTVRDLPPLVNRTLTRA from the coding sequence ATGGTCGTCGTCATGGCCGCCGAGGCCGATGAAGCAGATGTCCGGGCCGTCGTCACGCTCGTCGAGACGGCGGGCGGTGAGGCGTTCGTGAGCCGGGGCGTCAACCGTACGATCGTCGGCCTGGTGGGGGACGTGGAGCAGTTCGGCACGCTCAACCTGCGCGGGATGCGCGGGGTGGCCGACGTCGTACGGATCTCGGTCCCGTACAAGCTGGTCAGCCGTGAGAACCACCCGGACCGCTCGGTCGTACGCGTCGGCGGCGTGCCGATCGGACCGGGCACGATGACGCTGATCGCCGGGCCGTGCGCGGTGGAGACGCCGGAGCAGACGCTGGGGGCCGCGCAGATGGCCCAGGCCGCGGGCGCGACGCTGCTGCGCGGCGGGGCGTTCAAGCCGCGTACCTCTCCGTACGCCTTCCAGGGGCTGGGCGAGAAGGGCCTGCGGATCCTGGCCGACGTACGCGCGGAGACCGGCATGCCGATCGTCACGGAGGTCGTGGACGCGCACGACGTTGAACTGGTCTCCTCGTACGCCGACATGCTCCAGGTCGGTACGCGCAACATGCAGAACTTCGCCCTCCTCCAGGCGGTCGGCGGCGCCGGGAAACCGGTCATGCTCAAGCGCGGCTTCAACGCGACCATCGAGGAGTGGCTGATGGCGGCGGAGTACATCGCACAGCGCGGCAACCTCGACATCGTGCTGTGCGAGCGCGGCATCCGTACCTTCGAGAAGGCGACGCGGAACACCCTGGACATCTCGGCGGTACCGGTCGCGCAGCGGCTGTCGCACCTGCCGGTCATCATCGACCCGTCACATTCGGGCGGGCACCGGGAACTCGTCCTGCCTCTGACCCGGGCGGCCATCGCGGTCGGCGCCGACGGCGTGATCATCGACGTCCACCCGCACCCGGAGGCGGCCCTGTGCGACGGCCCGCAGGCGCTGGTCGACGGCGACCTGCGCGAACTGGCCAAGACGGTACGCGACCTCCCGCCGCTGGTGAACCGCACCCTGACGCGTGCCTGA
- a CDS encoding EamA family transporter, whose product MSIGSTTPVRRFGGGADIVLAAALWGTTGTVRSFVHASPVAVGAARLLIGGAFLFALAVRSGGLRPLVAGGRRTRLILLLGAVLAAIYQVAFFSAVARTGVATGTVVTIGSGPVFAGLLSWLLRMGTPTRRWLLSTAGAVAGCAALTAGGHSAGVEPVGIALALLSGFGYAAYATVASALITRGEDSGAVVGVLFGGAGVLLLPVLALYGPGWLLTGRGAAASLYLGLITTGVGYVLYGRGLRTTPVAAATTLTLAEPAVAAVLGLFVLGEHLGATALGGLVLLVISLLILALPTRRSSTR is encoded by the coding sequence ATGTCCATTGGTTCGACCACGCCCGTGCGCCGGTTCGGTGGCGGCGCCGACATCGTTCTCGCCGCGGCCCTCTGGGGCACCACCGGCACCGTACGCAGCTTCGTCCACGCGAGCCCCGTCGCGGTCGGTGCGGCGCGCCTCCTGATCGGCGGCGCGTTCCTGTTCGCCCTCGCGGTCCGTTCCGGCGGGCTGCGGCCGCTGGTCGCGGGCGGCCGGCGTACGCGACTGATCCTTCTCCTCGGCGCCGTCCTCGCCGCGATCTACCAGGTCGCGTTCTTCAGCGCGGTCGCACGTACGGGCGTCGCCACCGGAACCGTTGTCACGATCGGCAGCGGGCCGGTGTTCGCCGGACTGCTCTCCTGGCTGCTGCGGATGGGCACGCCGACCCGCCGCTGGCTGCTCTCGACGGCCGGCGCGGTGGCGGGCTGCGCGGCGCTGACCGCCGGCGGCCACTCCGCCGGGGTCGAACCCGTCGGTATCGCACTCGCGCTGCTGTCCGGCTTCGGCTACGCGGCGTACGCCACCGTGGCCTCGGCACTGATCACCCGAGGGGAGGACAGCGGGGCGGTCGTCGGCGTCCTGTTCGGCGGCGCCGGGGTGCTGCTGCTCCCGGTACTGGCGCTGTACGGGCCGGGCTGGCTGCTCACGGGACGCGGTGCTGCGGCCTCGCTCTACCTCGGCCTGATCACCACCGGCGTGGGTTACGTCCTGTACGGGCGCGGGCTGCGTACGACTCCGGTCGCCGCCGCCACGACACTGACCCTCGCCGAGCCAGCCGTCGCCGCCGTGCTCGGGCTGTTCGTCCTCGGGGAGCACCTGGGCGCGACCGCCCTCGGCGGCCTGGTTCTGCTGGTCATCAGCCTGCTCATCCTCGCTCTGCCCACGCGGAGATCATCGACCCGGTAA
- the thiI gene encoding tRNA uracil 4-sulfurtransferase ThiI, giving the protein MPMLDAAPERAGESAEQSQDTRSPVTGEPCVLLKLGELVLKGKNREVFERRLQNNIRAAVKGLGIKIQVWQREGVIVVRTESGELADVDAVARRMTDVMGIVWVHRAWRVAKDPEAAVQASLDLVAQHPALLRKGAFAIRARRRDKRFSMTSSELNILVGTKVQERYDLPVNLKRPDITVFIEVDQREVFVFTDGMPGAGGLPVGMSGRALVLMSGGIDSPVAAYRMMRRGLRVDFLHFSGMPFTGPESIYKAYALVRELDKYQGGSRLFVVPFGKAQQQIKSSGADRLQIVAQRRLMLKTAEVVAHNLGGAALITGDSLGQVSSQTLQNITALDDAVELPIMRPLIGMDKIEIMAEARGIHTLAISELPDEDCCTVLTPRRAETRAKIDDLRQIEKRLDAGEMAEQLATTLQEHRPSYGDSGA; this is encoded by the coding sequence ATGCCGATGCTCGACGCGGCGCCCGAGCGGGCCGGCGAGAGTGCGGAGCAGAGCCAGGACACGCGTTCACCCGTGACGGGTGAGCCGTGTGTGCTGCTCAAGCTGGGCGAGCTTGTCCTCAAGGGCAAAAACCGCGAGGTCTTCGAGCGGCGGCTGCAGAACAACATCCGGGCCGCGGTCAAGGGCCTCGGCATCAAGATCCAGGTCTGGCAGCGCGAGGGCGTCATCGTCGTCCGTACCGAGAGCGGCGAGCTCGCCGACGTGGACGCGGTGGCCCGCAGGATGACCGACGTCATGGGCATCGTCTGGGTGCACCGCGCCTGGCGGGTGGCCAAGGACCCCGAGGCCGCCGTCCAGGCCTCGCTCGACCTCGTCGCCCAGCACCCGGCACTGCTGCGCAAGGGCGCCTTCGCGATCCGTGCGCGCCGCCGCGACAAGCGCTTCTCCATGACCTCTTCGGAGCTGAACATCCTCGTCGGCACCAAGGTCCAGGAGCGTTACGACCTGCCGGTCAACCTCAAGCGCCCGGACATCACCGTCTTCATCGAGGTCGACCAGCGCGAGGTGTTCGTCTTCACCGACGGCATGCCGGGCGCGGGCGGCCTGCCGGTCGGCATGAGCGGGCGCGCCCTCGTTCTGATGTCCGGCGGCATCGACTCGCCCGTCGCCGCGTACCGGATGATGCGCCGTGGCCTGCGGGTCGACTTCCTGCACTTCTCCGGCATGCCGTTCACCGGCCCCGAGTCGATCTACAAGGCGTACGCGCTGGTCCGTGAGCTGGACAAGTACCAGGGCGGGTCGCGGCTGTTCGTCGTGCCGTTCGGCAAGGCCCAGCAGCAGATCAAGTCCTCCGGCGCCGACCGCCTGCAGATCGTCGCGCAGCGCCGCCTGATGCTGAAGACCGCGGAGGTCGTCGCGCACAACCTCGGCGGCGCGGCCCTGATCACCGGCGACTCGCTGGGGCAGGTGAGCAGCCAGACCCTGCAGAACATCACGGCCCTCGACGACGCCGTCGAGCTCCCGATCATGCGGCCGCTCATCGGCATGGACAAGATCGAGATCATGGCCGAGGCCCGCGGCATCCACACGCTGGCCATCTCCGAGCTGCCGGACGAGGACTGCTGCACCGTCCTGACGCCCCGGCGTGCCGAGACCCGCGCCAAGATCGATGATCTGCGCCAGATCGAGAAGCGCCTCGACGCGGGGGAGATGGCCGAGCAGCTCGCCACGACCCTTCAGGAGCACCGGCCGTCGTACGGCGACTCCGGGGCGTGA
- a CDS encoding class I SAM-dependent methyltransferase, whose protein sequence is MDASWVPDELSYAGAEHLDPAFVAAYDRKAGYDAGARIDVDEDLAALAGLDGTLVDLGAGTGTLTLAAAPGFRRVVAVDVSPAMQHVLRERAARAGLSNIECVRAGFLSYEHTGPPADAVCTRNALHQLPDFWKAVALERAARLLRPGGVLRLRDLIFDFQPGETDEVIGRWLDGAATDPARGYTRDDFAEHLRTEFSTFRWLLEPMLDAAGFEIVQVAFRGGVYGAYTCVKR, encoded by the coding sequence ATGGACGCATCCTGGGTTCCCGACGAGCTCTCGTACGCGGGTGCGGAGCATCTCGATCCCGCCTTCGTCGCCGCGTACGACCGCAAGGCCGGATACGACGCGGGGGCCCGGATCGACGTCGACGAAGACCTCGCCGCGCTGGCCGGTCTGGACGGCACGCTCGTGGATCTCGGTGCCGGTACGGGCACGCTCACCCTCGCCGCGGCACCGGGGTTCCGCCGCGTGGTGGCGGTGGACGTCTCGCCCGCGATGCAGCACGTTCTTCGTGAGCGGGCCGCGCGGGCCGGGCTCTCGAACATCGAGTGCGTACGCGCGGGGTTCCTGTCCTACGAGCACACCGGACCGCCGGCCGACGCCGTGTGCACGCGCAACGCACTGCACCAGCTCCCGGACTTCTGGAAGGCGGTCGCGCTGGAGCGTGCCGCCCGGCTCCTGCGGCCGGGCGGCGTACTGCGCCTGCGCGACCTGATCTTCGACTTCCAGCCGGGCGAGACCGACGAGGTCATCGGGCGGTGGCTCGACGGAGCGGCGACCGATCCCGCGCGGGGCTACACACGGGACGACTTCGCCGAACACCTGCGCACCGAGTTCAGCACCTTCCGGTGGCTGCTGGAGCCCATGCTCGACGCCGCCGGGTTCGAGATCGTCCAGGTCGCCTTCCGCGGTGGCGTCTACGGGGCGTACACGTGCGTGAAGCGGTGA
- a CDS encoding MFS transporter, whose amino-acid sequence MRTYGDLFRVPEFRPLFATVSLQVAASTVSGLALGTLVYAATRSPLLSALSMFGASFAQLIGAVALLSAADRLPPRAATTAMAVAFGLSTVVLALPGLPVWAVFAVILGQGLVASVAGGVRYGLLSEILPADGYLLGRSVLNMSVGAMQICGFAAGGVLVTVLSPRGTLLAGAALYLVAAIVARFGLSSRPPRATGRPSVTETWRTNARLWSRPSRRYVYAGLWVPNGLIVGCESLFVPYSPRHAGLLFAFAAFGMLIGDTLTGRFVPQHWRTRLGAPLRLLLAAPYLIFILHPALPLAVAAVVLASIGYAATLLLQERLMALTPDDMHGQALGLHSSGMLAMQGVGATLAGTVAQQSSPAVAMTAMAVASVAVTLLLGPGLRPARAEEAPLEPVTS is encoded by the coding sequence ATGCGTACATACGGGGATCTGTTCCGGGTGCCGGAATTCCGGCCGCTCTTCGCGACCGTCTCCCTGCAGGTGGCCGCGTCGACGGTGAGCGGGCTCGCGCTCGGCACGCTCGTCTACGCGGCCACCCGGTCGCCGTTGCTGTCGGCCCTGAGCATGTTCGGCGCCTCGTTCGCCCAGCTGATCGGCGCGGTGGCGTTGCTGTCGGCGGCCGACCGGCTGCCGCCGCGGGCCGCGACGACCGCGATGGCGGTCGCGTTCGGCCTGAGCACGGTCGTCCTGGCCCTGCCCGGTCTGCCGGTATGGGCCGTCTTCGCCGTCATCCTCGGCCAGGGGCTCGTCGCGTCGGTGGCCGGTGGCGTGCGGTACGGGCTGCTCAGCGAGATCCTCCCGGCCGACGGCTACCTGCTCGGCCGCTCCGTGCTCAACATGTCGGTCGGCGCCATGCAGATCTGCGGGTTCGCGGCCGGCGGCGTGCTCGTGACCGTGCTGTCCCCGCGCGGCACGTTGCTCGCGGGTGCGGCCCTCTATCTGGTCGCCGCGATCGTCGCCCGGTTCGGCCTCAGCTCGCGCCCGCCGCGCGCCACCGGCCGCCCGTCGGTCACCGAGACGTGGCGGACCAACGCGCGCCTGTGGTCGCGGCCGTCCCGCCGCTACGTCTACGCCGGCCTGTGGGTGCCCAACGGGCTGATCGTCGGCTGCGAGTCGCTCTTCGTCCCGTACTCGCCACGGCACGCGGGTCTGCTGTTCGCGTTCGCGGCGTTCGGCATGCTCATCGGCGACACGCTGACCGGCCGGTTCGTCCCGCAGCACTGGCGGACGAGGCTGGGCGCGCCGCTGCGCCTCCTGCTCGCCGCGCCGTACCTGATCTTCATCCTGCACCCGGCGCTACCGCTCGCCGTGGCGGCCGTCGTGCTCGCCTCGATCGGCTACGCGGCGACGCTGCTGCTCCAGGAGCGCCTGATGGCCCTGACCCCGGACGACATGCACGGGCAGGCCCTCGGCCTGCACTCCTCCGGCATGCTCGCCATGCAGGGGGTCGGCGCCACGCTCGCCGGAACGGTCGCCCAGCAGAGCTCGCCCGCCGTCGCGATGACCGCGATGGCGGTGGCGTCCGTCGCGGTGACCCTGCTCCTCGGGCCGGGACTGCGACCGGCACGCGCCGAGGAGGCCCCCTTGGAACCCGTCACGAGCTGA
- a CDS encoding ArsR/SmtB family transcription factor yields MGLWQVNADTLAGSRFVVSALNETISSLRDLERNTATHPGRRVWLDAHVPAYRERLRDDPVTALLMRVGLTRPWNADFLTPTPLAEGDTPFAEELTRIRETPPETARADLMVSADGPLPALLRRDDLPARAADLLEWVWTEAVEPYWWRRRQILEADIVARTRQLSRHGWAAALDDMRPGMRWLGDGRLQINVLDYPPREISGAQLLFVPVTPGRGWVSWEEPHRYAVVYPCSGVLVDADRAPAPDALGRLLGPARASVLVLLGSPKSTTQLVALTGQGLGSVGRHLKVLLDAQLIRRRRAGRSVLYYRTTAGDVLIEAQTEPSP; encoded by the coding sequence GTGGGACTCTGGCAGGTCAACGCGGACACACTGGCGGGCAGCAGGTTCGTGGTCTCGGCGTTGAACGAGACCATCTCCTCCCTCCGGGACCTGGAACGGAACACGGCCACCCACCCCGGCCGGCGCGTGTGGCTCGACGCCCACGTGCCGGCGTACCGGGAGCGGCTGCGCGACGACCCGGTCACCGCGCTGCTGATGCGGGTGGGGCTGACCCGGCCCTGGAACGCGGACTTCCTCACGCCCACACCTCTGGCCGAGGGAGACACGCCCTTCGCCGAGGAGCTGACGCGGATCCGCGAGACACCGCCCGAGACGGCCCGCGCGGACCTGATGGTCTCCGCGGACGGGCCTCTCCCCGCCCTGCTGCGGCGCGACGACCTGCCCGCACGCGCCGCCGACCTGCTGGAGTGGGTGTGGACGGAGGCGGTGGAGCCCTACTGGTGGCGGCGCCGTCAGATCCTGGAGGCCGACATCGTCGCGCGTACCCGGCAGCTGAGCCGGCACGGCTGGGCCGCGGCCCTGGACGACATGCGCCCGGGAATGCGCTGGCTGGGCGACGGCCGCCTGCAGATCAACGTGCTCGACTATCCGCCGCGCGAGATCTCGGGGGCGCAGCTGCTCTTCGTGCCCGTCACGCCCGGGCGGGGCTGGGTCTCCTGGGAGGAGCCGCACCGGTACGCGGTGGTGTACCCGTGCTCGGGCGTCCTGGTGGACGCGGACCGCGCGCCGGCCCCCGACGCCCTGGGCCGGCTGCTCGGCCCGGCGCGGGCGAGCGTCCTGGTCCTGCTCGGGTCACCGAAGAGCACGACGCAGCTGGTGGCTCTGACCGGGCAGGGCCTGGGATCGGTGGGCCGCCATCTGAAGGTGCTCCTGGACGCCCAGCTGATCCGCCGGCGCCGCGCGGGAAGATCCGTGCTGTACTACCGCACCACCGCCGGAGACGTCCTCATCGAAGCCCAGACCGAGCCGTCCCCCTGA
- a CDS encoding 6-phosphofructokinase, with protein sequence MRVGVLTGGGDCPGLNAVIRAVVRKGVQVYGYEFIGFRDGWRGPLEGDTLPLDVQAVRGILPRGGTILGSSRTNPIKIEGGVERIKDNLAGLGVDALIAIGGEDTLGVARQLHDRGVNVVGVPKTIDNDLNATDYTFGFDTAVNIAMEAIDRLHTTAESHHRALICEVMGRHAGWIALHAGMASGANVILIPERPFDIEKVCGYVESRFKTRYAPIIVVAEGAHPADGQMATENQELDAFGHVRLGGIGERLAAEIEKRTGKEARTTVLGHIQRGGTPTAFDRVLATRFGLHAIDAVHDGDFGKMVGLKGTDIHRVDLSAATDELKTVPEERYTESEVFFG encoded by the coding sequence ATGCGTGTCGGAGTGCTGACCGGCGGCGGTGACTGCCCCGGCCTGAACGCCGTCATCCGCGCAGTGGTCCGCAAGGGCGTCCAGGTCTACGGATACGAGTTCATCGGCTTCCGTGACGGCTGGCGGGGTCCCCTGGAGGGTGACACCCTGCCGCTGGACGTGCAGGCCGTACGCGGGATCCTGCCGCGCGGCGGCACCATCCTCGGCTCGTCGCGTACCAACCCGATCAAGATCGAGGGTGGCGTCGAGCGGATCAAGGACAACCTCGCCGGGCTGGGCGTGGACGCGCTCATCGCCATCGGCGGCGAGGACACCCTCGGCGTGGCGCGGCAGCTGCACGACCGCGGTGTCAACGTGGTCGGCGTGCCGAAGACGATCGACAACGACCTCAACGCCACGGACTACACGTTCGGCTTCGACACCGCGGTCAACATCGCGATGGAGGCCATCGACCGGCTGCACACCACGGCCGAGTCCCACCACCGTGCGCTGATCTGCGAGGTCATGGGCCGCCACGCGGGCTGGATCGCCCTGCACGCCGGCATGGCGTCCGGCGCCAACGTGATCCTGATCCCCGAGCGCCCCTTCGACATCGAGAAGGTCTGCGGCTACGTCGAGAGCCGCTTCAAGACGCGCTACGCCCCGATCATCGTGGTCGCCGAGGGCGCCCACCCGGCCGACGGCCAGATGGCGACGGAGAACCAGGAGCTGGACGCCTTCGGCCACGTGCGCCTGGGCGGCATCGGCGAGCGCCTGGCCGCCGAGATCGAAAAGCGCACCGGCAAGGAGGCCCGCACGACGGTCCTCGGCCACATCCAGCGCGGCGGCACCCCGACCGCCTTCGACCGCGTACTCGCCACGCGCTTCGGCCTCCACGCCATCGACGCCGTGCACGACGGCGACTTCGGCAAGATGGTCGGCCTGAAGGGCACCGACATCCACCGGGTGGACCTGAGCGCGGCCACGGACGAGCTCAAGACCGTCCCGGAGGAGCGCTACACCGAGTCCGAGGTCTTCTTCGGCTGA
- a CDS encoding endonuclease/exonuclease/phosphatase family protein, which produces MTTIRLLSYNIRSMRDDRAALARVINRLEPDVVCVQEAPRFAFWLRKRRWLAREVSLGLAVRRRPAGLELYAGRRTALLHRGHRLLSSVPGLHRRGLVMGLFDVGGVRLVVASVHLDLLGGPRLRHAEEIVKELERARERFDAPVVLAGDINEEPGGAAWDFLAEHFQDGYLVAPAGEGATYSSSAPRTRIDGVFADPGIEVLSCGVPDEPELLADYPDATDHRPILAELRVR; this is translated from the coding sequence ATGACGACGATCCGGCTGCTCAGCTACAACATCCGGTCGATGCGGGATGACCGCGCGGCGCTGGCCCGGGTGATCAATCGCCTGGAGCCGGACGTCGTCTGTGTGCAGGAGGCGCCGCGGTTCGCGTTCTGGCTGCGCAAACGGCGATGGCTGGCGCGTGAGGTCTCGCTGGGCCTGGCCGTACGCCGGCGTCCCGCGGGGCTGGAGCTGTACGCCGGCCGGCGTACGGCGCTCCTGCACCGCGGGCATCGCCTGCTGTCGTCGGTGCCCGGCCTGCACCGCCGCGGGCTGGTCATGGGCCTGTTCGACGTCGGCGGCGTGCGGCTCGTCGTGGCCAGCGTCCATCTCGACCTGCTCGGCGGCCCGCGCCTCCGCCACGCGGAGGAGATCGTCAAGGAGCTCGAACGCGCACGTGAGCGCTTCGACGCGCCGGTCGTGCTGGCCGGGGACATCAACGAGGAGCCCGGCGGCGCGGCATGGGACTTCCTGGCCGAGCACTTCCAGGACGGTTATCTGGTCGCGCCGGCCGGCGAGGGCGCGACGTACAGCTCGTCCGCGCCGCGCACCCGCATCGACGGGGTCTTCGCCGATCCCGGCATCGAGGTGCTGAGCTGCGGGGTACCCGACGAGCCCGAGCTCCTCGCCGACTATCCGGACGCGACCGACCACCGTCCGATCCTGGCCGAGCTCCGCGTCCGCTGA
- a CDS encoding ROK family glucokinase: MTLTIGVDVGGTKVAAGVVDDHGRIVEKLRRPTPSTSPHETAAVIAEVVDILKGKFEEVEAVGLGAAGFVDESRSTVLFAPNLAWRDEPIKKKVESQVGLPVVVENDANATAWGEAKFGAGRGEDHITLITLGTGIGGALIMDGELYRGRFGIGGEFGHYRVVPDGRRCGCGNRGCWEQYASGNALVAEARELARVSPALAGRLLELGDGSPEGISGPEITEAARGGDTAALECFRSVAAWVGQGMADLAAILDPGAFIIGGGLSEAGDLLLDPARAAFENALTGRGHRVFADIRIAELGPDAGIVGAADLARLR; this comes from the coding sequence ATGACGCTGACCATAGGTGTGGATGTCGGCGGCACGAAGGTCGCCGCCGGAGTGGTCGACGACCACGGCCGGATCGTCGAGAAGCTCCGGCGTCCGACGCCCTCGACCAGCCCGCACGAGACCGCCGCGGTCATCGCCGAGGTCGTCGACATCCTCAAGGGCAAGTTCGAAGAGGTCGAGGCCGTCGGGCTCGGCGCCGCGGGTTTCGTGGACGAGAGCCGGTCGACCGTGCTGTTCGCGCCGAACCTCGCCTGGCGCGACGAGCCGATCAAGAAGAAGGTGGAGAGCCAGGTCGGCCTGCCGGTGGTCGTCGAGAACGACGCCAACGCCACCGCCTGGGGCGAGGCCAAGTTCGGTGCCGGGCGCGGCGAGGACCACATCACGCTGATCACCCTGGGCACCGGCATCGGCGGCGCCCTGATCATGGACGGTGAGCTGTACCGCGGCCGGTTCGGCATCGGCGGTGAGTTCGGTCACTACCGCGTGGTGCCGGACGGGCGGCGCTGCGGCTGCGGCAACCGCGGCTGCTGGGAGCAGTACGCCTCCGGCAACGCCCTGGTCGCCGAGGCACGCGAGCTGGCTCGCGTGTCCCCGGCGCTGGCCGGGCGCCTGCTGGAGCTCGGTGACGGCTCACCGGAGGGCATCAGCGGCCCGGAGATCACCGAGGCGGCGCGTGGCGGCGACACCGCGGCTCTGGAGTGCTTCCGCAGTGTGGCGGCGTGGGTCGGACAGGGAATGGCGGACCTCGCCGCCATCCTCGACCCGGGCGCGTTCATCATCGGCGGTGGCCTTTCGGAGGCCGGCGACCTGCTGCTCGACCCCGCACGCGCGGCGTTCGAGAACGCCCTGACCGGCCGCGGCCACCGCGTCTTCGCCGACATTCGGATCGCCGAGCTTGGCCCGGACGCCGGCATCGTCGGCGCCGCGGACCTCGCGCGACTCCGCTGA
- a CDS encoding DUF5304 family protein: MSDQPASVLFEAVRLAEVLRKRMSGGAGPGDVWSDATSDAWGEHIATGAPECRYCPVCRAIAASRTSGPDVVGHVVSAGESLFAAVREAVAGFERTRTPRQEPGETPADGGDRPHSD, translated from the coding sequence ATGAGTGACCAGCCAGCATCGGTGCTGTTCGAAGCCGTACGTCTCGCCGAGGTGTTGCGTAAGCGGATGAGCGGCGGCGCCGGACCCGGTGATGTGTGGAGCGACGCGACGAGTGACGCCTGGGGCGAGCACATCGCGACCGGCGCGCCCGAGTGCCGCTACTGCCCGGTCTGCCGGGCGATCGCGGCCTCCCGTACGTCCGGGCCCGACGTCGTCGGCCACGTCGTGTCGGCCGGTGAGTCGCTGTTCGCGGCGGTCCGCGAGGCGGTCGCGGGGTTCGAGCGGACGCGGACGCCGCGCCAGGAGCCGGGCGAGACGCCGGCCGACGGCGGCGACCGGCCGCACAGCGACTAG
- a CDS encoding SRPBCC family protein — translation MADRTSSSITINASAPEVMAVIADFPAYPGWAEGITAAEVVSTAEDGRAEQVRITLEAGPIKDTYVLAYDWADDDAVQWNLAEAGTMLTGMTGAYRLAPGDGSTEVTYELAVDVRIPMIGMVRRKAEKRIIETALKGLKRRVEA, via the coding sequence ATGGCGGATCGCACCAGCTCGAGCATCACGATCAACGCGTCCGCACCTGAGGTGATGGCGGTCATCGCGGACTTTCCCGCATACCCTGGATGGGCTGAGGGCATCACCGCCGCCGAAGTCGTCTCCACGGCCGAGGACGGGCGGGCCGAGCAGGTACGGATCACGTTGGAGGCCGGGCCGATCAAGGACACCTATGTCCTGGCCTACGACTGGGCCGACGATGACGCGGTGCAGTGGAACCTCGCCGAGGCCGGCACGATGCTCACCGGCATGACCGGGGCATATCGCCTCGCCCCGGGCGATGGGAGCACCGAGGTGACCTACGAGCTCGCGGTCGACGTGCGCATTCCGATGATCGGAATGGTCCGGCGTAAGGCAGAGAAGCGGATAATCGAGACCGCGCTCAAAGGCCTGAAACGCCGAGTCGAGGCTTAG